Proteins encoded by one window of Salvia splendens isolate huo1 chromosome 7, SspV2, whole genome shotgun sequence:
- the LOC121742460 gene encoding vesicle-associated protein 4-2-like, whose amino-acid sequence MPTADDKSDGKVWGLFKMPFRNSQPASSSSSDFAHYQHNYGHGSNATHSQVEGSGAHAAAGSSVSSVARSLLPTRRRLKLDPSNKLYFPYEPGKQVRSAIKIKNTSKSLVAFKFQTTEPKSCFMRPPGAILVPGESIIATVFKFVEVPENNEKPMDQKSRVKFKIMSLKVKEEMDYVPELFDEHKDQVAVEQILRVVFLDVELPSPALEKLKRQLAEAEAELEARKKPSEDTGPKFVGEGLVIDEWKERRERYLARQQVEVSS is encoded by the exons ATGCCAACTGCCGACGATAAATCTGACGGAAAAGTTTGGGGGCTATTCAAAATGCCCTTCCGAAACTCGCAGCCGGCGTCGTCTTCTTCCTCCGATTTCGCTCATTATCAGCATAATTATGGCCACGGCAGCAACGCTACTCATTCTCAGGTCGAGGGATCGGGTGCTCACGCTGCGGCTGGTAGCTCAGTTTCGTCGGTGGCTAGATCTCTGCTCCCCACGCGCCGGCGTCTGAAGCTCGATCCATCCAATAAGCTCTATTTTCCAT ATGAGCCTGGTAAGCAAGTTCGAAGTGCTATCAAAATAAAGAATACAAGCAAGTCTCTTGTAGCTTTCAAG TTTCAAACCACAGAACCAAAGAGCTGTTTCATGCGTCCTCCTGGGGCCATTCTTGTTCCCGGCGAGAGTATAATAGCAACCG TCTTCAAGTTTGTAGAAGTTCCAGAGAACAATGAAAAGCCTATGGATCAGAAAAGCAGGGTGAAGTTCAAAATAATGAGCCTAAAAGTGAAGGAAGAAATGGACTATGTGCCAGAATTG TTCGATGAGCACAAGGATCAAGTAGCTGTCGAGCAGATACTTCGGGTAGTTTTTCTGGATGTTGAACTCCCCAGTCCT GCTCTCGAGAAACTAAAGCGGCAATTAGCTGAAGCTGAGGCTGAACTTGAAGCTCGGAAGAAGCCCTCAGAGGACACAGGGCCAAAGTTTGTTGGAGAAGGACTTGTGATTGACGAATGG AAAGAAAGACGAGAACGATACCTGGCTCGACAGCAAGTGGAAGTTTCTTCCTAA